A genomic region of Rhipicephalus sanguineus isolate Rsan-2018 chromosome 1, BIME_Rsan_1.4, whole genome shotgun sequence contains the following coding sequences:
- the LOC119379282 gene encoding BEN domain-containing protein 5 isoform X2 codes for MFSHAYVRYLEDKRCALVDTTDIRDFDKWDHQDIDEKRIKAATHWVNWVFKDGSSDYFPAEILHLGASEAEVQKKVKKGRLKFRRMMPGEEQEWNCDEEPQEKEQEENKRKGKKRKEPNDNLLKLLDRKKRQMDVAKTRHNCDGNCSAAQELERMKDVVDRKEEEIKKLRKLNEKLQEKVIMQMERFIESANGTVAHSMVQPTVVVPPSTPPPAQGPEEKNGAAAARAFCSPAAITQQSTPESRGPDDMVDIGQGLKIPTGAWQRIQLQPKDSLFVKELLVAIWDPADLKGRSLQGKRSPRFPDRPIKEPLTPWKVSVMRECYKERLLRLGLPAEILQNSLKRLNHFVVEKLADIEKLAKKTEMA; via the exons ATGTTCTCCCACGCTTACGTGAGGTATCTTGAGGATAAGCGATGCGCCCTCGTCGACACCACAGATATTCGAGATTTTGACAAATGGGACCATCAGGACATTGATGAAAAACGCATCAAGGCGGCGACGCACTGGGTGAACTGGGTGTTCAAAGACGGCAGTTCAGACTATTTCCCAGCCGAGATTCTTCACTTAGGAG CATCTGAAGCAGAAGTGCAAAAAAAGGTGAAAAAGGGAAGATTGAAATTTAGGCGTATGATGCCTGGAGAGGAACAGGAATGGAACTGTGATGAGGAG CCACaagagaaagaacaagaagagAACAAAAGGAAGGGCAAAAAACGAAAAGAGCCAAACGACAACTTGCTCAAGCTTTTGGACAGAAAAAAGCGTCAAATGGATGTGGCAAAAACTCGCCACAATTGTGATGGGAATTGCTCGGCCGCACAGGAGCTTGAGCGTATGAAGGATGTGGTTgacagaaaggaagaagaaattaaaaaattaagaaaactCAACGAAAAGCTGCAGGAAAAAGTAATAATGCAAATGGAACGGTTCA ttgaaAGTGCTAACGGCACAGTCGCCCACTCCATGGTACAGCCTACTGTAGTGGTGCCACCATCAACACCACCACCGGCGCAGGGACCCGAAGAGAAGAATGGAGCGGCTGCTGCACGTGCCTTCTGTAGCCCCGCAGCTATAACACAACAAAGCACACCTGAATCCCGTGGTCCTGATGACATG GTGGATATAGGCCAGGGATTAAAGATCCCAACTGGCGCATGGCAGCGCATACAGCTGCAGCCGAAGGACAGTCTGTTTGTCAAAGAGCTTCTAGTGGCGATCTGGGACCCAGCAGACTTGAAGGGGCGTTCGCTACAAG GCAAGCGCTCCCCTAGGTTCCCAGATCGCCCCATAAAGGAGCCCCTAACACCGTGGAAGGTGTCAGTGATGCGTG AATGCTACAAGGAGAGGCTGCTGCGGCTTGGTCTACCAGCTGAAATACTACAAAACAGCCTCAAGCGGCTTAACCATTTTGTAGTAGAGAAGTTGGCTGACATAGAAAAACTGGCCAAAAA GACTGAAATGGCATAA
- the LOC119379282 gene encoding BEN domain-containing protein 5 isoform X1 — translation MFSHAYVRYLEDKRCALVDTTDIRDFDKWDHQDIDEKRIKAATHWVNWVFKDGSSDYFPAEILHLGASEAEVQKKVKKGRLKFRRMMPGEEQEWNCDEEPQEKEQEENKRKGKKRKEPNDNLLKLLDRKKRQMDVAKTRHNCDGNCSAAQELERMKDVVDRKEEEIKKLRKLNEKLQEKVIMQMERFIESANGTVAHSMVQPTVVVPPSTPPPAQGPEEKNGAAAARAFCSPAAITQQSTPESRGPDDMVDIGQGLKIPTGAWQRIQLQPKDSLFVKELLVAIWDPADLKGRSLQGKRSPRFPDRPIKEPLTPWKVSVMRECYKERLLRLGLPAEILQNSLKRLNHFVVEKLADIEKLAKKCVDSFYQYFVHV, via the exons ATGTTCTCCCACGCTTACGTGAGGTATCTTGAGGATAAGCGATGCGCCCTCGTCGACACCACAGATATTCGAGATTTTGACAAATGGGACCATCAGGACATTGATGAAAAACGCATCAAGGCGGCGACGCACTGGGTGAACTGGGTGTTCAAAGACGGCAGTTCAGACTATTTCCCAGCCGAGATTCTTCACTTAGGAG CATCTGAAGCAGAAGTGCAAAAAAAGGTGAAAAAGGGAAGATTGAAATTTAGGCGTATGATGCCTGGAGAGGAACAGGAATGGAACTGTGATGAGGAG CCACaagagaaagaacaagaagagAACAAAAGGAAGGGCAAAAAACGAAAAGAGCCAAACGACAACTTGCTCAAGCTTTTGGACAGAAAAAAGCGTCAAATGGATGTGGCAAAAACTCGCCACAATTGTGATGGGAATTGCTCGGCCGCACAGGAGCTTGAGCGTATGAAGGATGTGGTTgacagaaaggaagaagaaattaaaaaattaagaaaactCAACGAAAAGCTGCAGGAAAAAGTAATAATGCAAATGGAACGGTTCA ttgaaAGTGCTAACGGCACAGTCGCCCACTCCATGGTACAGCCTACTGTAGTGGTGCCACCATCAACACCACCACCGGCGCAGGGACCCGAAGAGAAGAATGGAGCGGCTGCTGCACGTGCCTTCTGTAGCCCCGCAGCTATAACACAACAAAGCACACCTGAATCCCGTGGTCCTGATGACATG GTGGATATAGGCCAGGGATTAAAGATCCCAACTGGCGCATGGCAGCGCATACAGCTGCAGCCGAAGGACAGTCTGTTTGTCAAAGAGCTTCTAGTGGCGATCTGGGACCCAGCAGACTTGAAGGGGCGTTCGCTACAAG GCAAGCGCTCCCCTAGGTTCCCAGATCGCCCCATAAAGGAGCCCCTAACACCGTGGAAGGTGTCAGTGATGCGTG AATGCTACAAGGAGAGGCTGCTGCGGCTTGGTCTACCAGCTGAAATACTACAAAACAGCCTCAAGCGGCTTAACCATTTTGTAGTAGAGAAGTTGGCTGACATAGAAAAACTGGCCAAAAAGTGCGTCGATTCATTTTATCAATATTTTGTACATGTTTAG